DNA from Brachyspira aalborgi:
ATATAATAAAAATAATAATCAATTCTTAATACTCTTTATTACAACCGCTACTTGATAAAGAGATATTCCTATATATTCGTATTCAACGCTATACTTTTTACAAAATTCTTGAAACGCTTTGAATTCATGATTTCGCCAACCTGGATAATTATAATATTCGTCAAATTGTATAACAGTATTTGGAACAATTCTATCGTAAATATTATCGAAGACGGTTTTTGTAGAAGAATATAAATCGCAATCGATATGTATAAAAGAGGCTTTCTCTTTATGTTCTTCTAAAAATTTTGGCAATGTTTCATTGAAATAGCCTTTTATTAAACTAACATTTTTGTTGACTTTAGGTAATTTACCTTTAACATCGAATTCGCCTTTAAAACATTCGGCGTGCCATGTTTCTGGCAAACCTTCAAAAGAATCGAATCCGTAAAATTTTGCTTCAGGAATTAAAGAAGAACAGAAATTTATTGAATATCCTTCAAATACTCCAAATTCTAAAAATAATTTATCTTTATAATCGTTAGTTTTTACATGTTCTTCGAATACAAATTTAAACATTTCTATTCTATCTGTAAACATGATGGCATTAGAACCGTTCTCGCGAATATATTTTATTGATTCTTTTGTATCTTCTTCATGAAGTAGTTCGAATATTTTTAAACTACAAGTGTCCAAATCATATTTATAATTTTTATCTGGTAAATTATTGAGCAATCTTATTTGTTCTGACAAATATTCTCTAATTGCATCTCTTAATTTTCTAAAAGGTATATACCAAACTATATTATCGATTACTTTTTTGTCCATTTTTATACTCCAA
Protein-coding regions in this window:
- a CDS encoding class I SAM-dependent methyltransferase, whose product is MDKKVIDNIVWYIPFRKLRDAIREYLSEQIRLLNNLPDKNYKYDLDTCSLKIFELLHEEDTKESIKYIRENGSNAIMFTDRIEMFKFVFEEHVKTNDYKDKLFLEFGVFEGYSINFCSSLIPEAKFYGFDSFEGLPETWHAECFKGEFDVKGKLPKVNKNVSLIKGYFNETLPKFLEEHKEKASFIHIDCDLYSSTKTVFDNIYDRIVPNTVIQFDEYYNYPGWRNHEFKAFQEFCKKYSVEYEYIGISLYQVAVVIKSIKN